The following coding sequences lie in one Microvirga sp. 17 mud 1-3 genomic window:
- a CDS encoding Mrp/NBP35 family ATP-binding protein — protein sequence MAITREDVLKALATLPVDAGGTGLVASGRLSEILIDENARVMFSIYVEPAEAPAMEQVRQAAQNAVQGLPGVKGVFATLTAERPAGSTPPPRSAEPRRPHAAQARNQKIPGVTHVIAVASGKGGVGKSTTACNLALALQSLGLRVGLLDADIYGPSMPKLLGIHGKPKVLENRVLEPMEAYGLKVMSIGFLVDEEAAMIWRGPMVMSAITQMLREVAWGDLDVLVVDMPPGTGDAQLTMAQSTPLAGAVIVSTPQDLALIDARRGVSMFKRVEIPILGIVENMATFVCPHCGQSSHIFGHGGARMEAERLGVPFLGEVPLNMSIRELSDAGRPVVAVDPEGPHARIYKDMARKVAEALTGASGVRPPPRIVIE from the coding sequence GTGGCGATCACCCGTGAAGACGTATTGAAGGCCCTTGCGACATTGCCGGTCGACGCAGGCGGCACCGGGCTCGTGGCCTCGGGACGCCTGTCCGAGATCCTGATCGACGAAAACGCGCGCGTGATGTTCTCCATCTACGTGGAGCCCGCGGAGGCACCCGCCATGGAGCAGGTGCGCCAAGCGGCGCAGAACGCCGTTCAGGGCTTGCCGGGCGTGAAGGGCGTCTTCGCCACCCTGACGGCCGAGCGCCCTGCAGGCTCCACGCCGCCGCCGAGATCCGCAGAGCCACGCCGCCCCCATGCGGCACAGGCGCGGAACCAGAAGATCCCCGGCGTCACCCATGTGATCGCCGTCGCGTCCGGCAAGGGTGGCGTCGGGAAATCGACTACTGCCTGCAACCTGGCCCTGGCGCTGCAATCCTTAGGGCTCAGGGTGGGGCTGCTCGATGCGGATATCTACGGTCCCTCGATGCCCAAGCTGCTCGGCATCCACGGCAAGCCGAAGGTGCTCGAGAACCGGGTTCTCGAGCCCATGGAGGCCTACGGGCTCAAGGTGATGTCCATCGGCTTCCTGGTGGACGAAGAAGCCGCGATGATCTGGCGTGGGCCCATGGTCATGTCGGCCATCACGCAGATGCTGCGCGAGGTCGCCTGGGGAGACCTGGACGTGCTCGTGGTCGACATGCCGCCCGGCACGGGCGACGCCCAGTTGACCATGGCGCAATCCACGCCCCTGGCCGGAGCCGTCATCGTTTCAACCCCGCAAGACCTTGCCCTGATCGATGCCCGGCGGGGCGTGTCCATGTTCAAGCGCGTGGAGATCCCAATCCTCGGCATCGTCGAGAACATGGCGACCTTCGTGTGCCCCCATTGCGGCCAGTCCTCCCATATCTTCGGCCATGGCGGCGCCCGGATGGAGGCGGAGCGTCTCGGCGTGCCGTTCCTCGGCGAGGTGCCTCTCAACATGTCGATCCGCGAGCTTTCGGACGCAGGCCGCCCCGTGGTTGCGGTCGATCCGGAGGGTCCCCATGCCCGGATCTACAAGGATATGGCCCGGAAGGTAGCCGAGGCCCTCACGGGCGCGAGCGGCGTACGCCCTCCCCCGCGCATCGTCATCGAGTAA
- a CDS encoding pyridoxamine 5'-phosphate oxidase family protein — translation MHQHGHDDPHAQKLYEMIKDMRIAMMTTLDTDGTLHSRPMYSIEADEHGDLWFFTKVQSPKMTEISRDNEVNLAYSNPEKQNYVSVSGKAEIVRDKATIDDKWSEPLRAWFPDGKDDPSIALVRVHPARGEYWDSPSSTLVHLYGYAKAAVTGKPPTDIGEQEKVNLR, via the coding sequence ATGCACCAGCATGGCCACGACGACCCCCATGCCCAGAAGCTTTACGAGATGATCAAGGACATGAGGATCGCCATGATGACGACCCTCGACACGGACGGCACACTCCACAGCCGTCCCATGTATAGCATAGAGGCGGATGAGCACGGCGATCTGTGGTTCTTCACTAAGGTGCAATCTCCGAAGATGACGGAGATTTCCCGGGATAACGAGGTCAATCTCGCATATTCGAATCCCGAGAAGCAGAATTACGTTTCGGTTTCCGGCAAGGCCGAGATCGTCCGGGACAAGGCGACCATCGACGACAAGTGGTCGGAGCCCCTCAGGGCTTGGTTCCCGGATGGGAAGGACGATCCCTCCATCGCGCTCGTGCGAGTCCATCCAGCGAGGGGCGAGTACTGGGACAGCCCGTCCTCGACCCTGGTCCATCTCTACGGCTACGCGAAGGCGGCCGTCACCGGGAAGCCGCCGACCGATATCGGCGAGCAGGAGAAGGTCAACCTGCGCTGA
- the pncB gene encoding nicotinate phosphoribosyltransferase — MVDIATRVYNHTWKIDPIVRSVLDTDFYKLLMAQTIFRRHRDVQVTFGIQNRTTRIRLAEIIDMGELREQLDHVRSLSLTRGESTWLRGNTFYGKRQMFSPEFMDWLETFRFPEYLLEKEDGQYVLTFHGPWIETTMWEIPALAILNELRSRGVLKGMGKFELQVLYARAMTRVWEKIQQLKSLPDLSITDFGTRRRHGFLWQDWCVQAMIEGLGPAFLGTSNCLIAMRREVEAVGTNAHELPMVYTALADNDQEMAMAPYRVLADWQSDYEGNLRIILPDTYGTSNFLRNAPDWVAAWTGIRIDSKDPIEGGEEAIAWWLERGQNPKEKLAIFSDGLDVDVIQRIHRHFWGRMRIGYGWGTLLTNDFRGFVPNGGLDPISIVCKVISADGRPTVKLSDNPTKAMGPKAEIEHYKRVFHVGAQNAKPVLV; from the coding sequence ATGGTGGACATTGCGACCAGGGTCTATAACCACACCTGGAAAATCGACCCGATCGTTCGGTCCGTTCTCGACACGGATTTCTACAAGCTCCTGATGGCGCAGACGATCTTTCGTCGCCACCGGGACGTCCAGGTCACCTTCGGTATCCAGAACCGCACGACCCGCATCCGCCTCGCGGAGATCATCGACATGGGCGAATTGCGCGAGCAGCTCGACCATGTGCGCTCCCTGTCCTTGACCCGGGGCGAGTCCACATGGCTGCGGGGCAACACGTTCTACGGCAAGCGGCAGATGTTCTCGCCGGAATTCATGGACTGGCTGGAGACCTTCCGCTTTCCCGAATACCTCCTGGAGAAGGAGGACGGGCAATATGTGCTCACCTTCCACGGCCCCTGGATCGAGACCACCATGTGGGAGATCCCGGCGCTCGCCATCCTGAACGAGCTGCGCTCCCGCGGCGTGCTGAAGGGCATGGGCAAGTTCGAGCTCCAGGTCCTCTATGCACGGGCCATGACCCGGGTCTGGGAGAAGATCCAGCAGCTCAAATCCCTGCCTGACCTCTCCATCACGGATTTCGGCACGCGCCGCCGCCATGGCTTCCTCTGGCAGGATTGGTGCGTGCAGGCCATGATCGAGGGGTTGGGGCCGGCCTTCCTCGGCACGTCCAACTGCCTCATCGCCATGCGGCGCGAGGTGGAGGCGGTGGGCACCAACGCTCATGAGCTGCCGATGGTCTATACGGCGCTCGCCGACAACGACCAGGAGATGGCCATGGCGCCCTACCGGGTGCTGGCCGATTGGCAGAGCGATTACGAAGGCAATCTGCGCATCATCCTGCCGGACACGTACGGCACTTCCAATTTCCTGCGCAACGCTCCGGACTGGGTCGCAGCCTGGACGGGTATCCGCATCGATTCCAAGGACCCCATCGAGGGTGGCGAGGAGGCGATCGCCTGGTGGCTGGAGCGCGGCCAGAACCCCAAGGAGAAGCTCGCAATCTTCTCCGATGGGCTCGATGTCGACGTGATCCAGCGCATCCATCGGCACTTCTGGGGGCGCATGCGCATCGGCTATGGTTGGGGAACCCTCCTGACCAACGATTTCCGCGGCTTCGTCCCGAATGGCGGGCTCGACCCCATCTCCATCGTCTGCAAGGTCATCTCGGCCGACGGCAGGCCGACGGTGAAACTCTCCGACAATCCCACCAAGGCCATGGGCCCGAAGGCGGAGATCGAGCATTACAAGCGCGTCTTCCACGTCGGCGCGCAGAACGCGAAACCGGTCCTGGTATGA
- a CDS encoding LamB/YcsF family protein, translating to MNKTIDLNCDMGEGFGPWPMGDDAAMLDIVSSANIACGFHAGDPNIMFRTAETARRNGVAIGAHPGFNDLPGFGRRTIRGDSPAEIERMVAYQIGALQAVATLAGHRVTYVKAHGALNNMANEDEDLAMAIARAVKGVDPGLVNVCMPGLLMEKASERLGVPVAREFFADRTYEDNGTLTSRKKPGSVLHDAEAAAERVLRTLQDGAVTSVSGRRIPVAIDTICVHGDEPSAVAMARTIRAKLEANGITVAPFTRI from the coding sequence ATGAACAAGACGATCGATCTCAACTGCGACATGGGCGAGGGCTTCGGGCCCTGGCCTATGGGAGACGACGCGGCAATGCTCGACATCGTCTCGTCCGCCAACATCGCGTGCGGCTTCCATGCGGGCGATCCGAACATCATGTTCCGGACCGCCGAGACGGCGCGCCGAAACGGCGTCGCCATCGGGGCGCATCCGGGCTTCAACGACCTGCCGGGATTCGGCCGCCGGACGATCCGCGGAGACAGCCCTGCAGAGATCGAGCGCATGGTCGCCTACCAGATCGGTGCGCTTCAGGCGGTGGCGACACTCGCCGGCCATCGGGTGACCTACGTAAAGGCGCATGGGGCCCTCAACAACATGGCGAACGAGGACGAGGATCTCGCCATGGCCATCGCGCGGGCCGTGAAGGGCGTCGATCCGGGCCTCGTGAACGTGTGCATGCCCGGCCTTCTCATGGAGAAGGCGTCCGAGAGGCTTGGGGTGCCGGTCGCGCGGGAGTTCTTTGCGGACCGGACATACGAGGACAACGGCACCCTCACGAGCCGCAAGAAGCCGGGTTCGGTCCTTCACGATGCCGAGGCGGCCGCCGAGCGGGTGCTGCGCACGCTCCAGGATGGCGCCGTGACGAGCGTGTCGGGCCGTCGCATCCCGGTCGCCATCGATACGATCTGCGTCCATGGGGACGAGCCGAGCGCCGTGGCCATGGCCCGCACGATCCGCGCCAAGCTCGAGGCGAACGGCATCACGGTCGCGCCATTCACCCGGATCTGA
- a CDS encoding class I SAM-dependent methyltransferase, whose amino-acid sequence MSFKDHFSSRSADYAAHRPTYPVALVDYLAGLCKTPATALDVGCGTGQLSVLLAERFASVVATDASARQIENAVPHERVTYRVAPAEKSGLPEHSVDLVTVAQAAHWFDLPAFYAEVRRVAKPGGILALITYGVVRADPEIDPVVRHFYRDVIGPYWPPERRHVEEGYRGFDFPFTELTAPDMAITAEWRAADLIGYADTWSAVREAEKVLGRAPIDAFAQDLTAAWGDPERRRTIRFPLSFRIGRV is encoded by the coding sequence ATGTCGTTCAAGGACCATTTCTCGTCGCGCTCGGCCGATTACGCGGCCCACCGACCGACCTATCCGGTTGCGCTCGTCGATTATCTCGCGGGGCTGTGCAAGACGCCCGCGACGGCTCTCGACGTGGGCTGCGGCACGGGCCAGCTGTCGGTCCTGCTCGCCGAGAGATTTGCGTCCGTTGTCGCGACCGATGCGAGCGCCAGGCAGATCGAGAATGCCGTGCCTCACGAGCGGGTCACATATCGCGTGGCTCCGGCCGAGAAGAGCGGGCTTCCGGAGCATTCCGTCGATCTCGTCACGGTCGCTCAGGCGGCGCATTGGTTCGATCTTCCGGCTTTCTATGCGGAGGTTCGTCGCGTCGCGAAGCCCGGCGGGATCCTGGCCCTCATCACCTATGGGGTGGTCCGGGCGGACCCGGAGATCGACCCGGTGGTGCGGCACTTCTACCGGGACGTGATTGGGCCCTACTGGCCGCCCGAGCGCCGGCATGTGGAAGAGGGATATCGCGGCTTCGATTTTCCGTTCACGGAGCTGACGGCGCCGGACATGGCCATCACGGCCGAATGGCGCGCCGCCGATCTCATTGGCTATGCGGATACCTGGTCGGCGGTGCGGGAGGCCGAGAAAGTCCTGGGCCGTGCCCCCATCGATGCCTTCGCGCAGGACCTGACCGCCGCCTGGGGCGACCCTGAACGGCGGCGCACGATACGCTTTCCCCTCTCGTTCCGGATCGGCCGGGTCTGA
- a CDS encoding D-Ala-D-Ala carboxypeptidase family metallohydrolase, whose product MSTGSDCRNHRFPRETICAACVAGALLATTPVARAEGEGTAALVPQYASLPGPERLKDTGVTGSLPRTGTVPAAPLFSGSVANGRIMLRSGAPTGCLPTALREVVADLSARFGTVSIESTHRTVGRNRRAGGAGHSLHLACRAMDLRLHNRQRGAMAYLRSRPEVGGLKIYRNGIIHIDNGSRRSW is encoded by the coding sequence ATGAGCACCGGTTCCGATTGTCGAAACCATCGTTTCCCGCGAGAGACCATCTGTGCCGCATGCGTCGCCGGAGCGCTTCTGGCGACCACGCCGGTGGCCAGAGCCGAAGGCGAAGGAACGGCCGCCCTCGTGCCGCAATATGCCAGCCTGCCGGGGCCGGAGCGCCTGAAGGACACGGGCGTAACCGGAAGCCTGCCACGGACCGGAACGGTGCCCGCTGCGCCCCTCTTCTCCGGCTCTGTCGCCAACGGCCGCATCATGCTGAGGAGCGGTGCGCCAACCGGTTGCCTGCCGACTGCCTTGCGCGAAGTCGTGGCGGATCTCTCGGCCCGGTTCGGGACGGTCAGCATCGAATCCACACACCGGACGGTCGGGCGCAACAGGCGTGCCGGCGGCGCCGGGCATTCCCTGCATCTCGCATGCCGCGCCATGGACCTGCGCCTCCACAACCGCCAGCGCGGCGCCATGGCATATTTGCGCTCGCGTCCCGAGGTTGGGGGTCTTAAGATCTACCGGAACGGCATCATCCATATCGACAATGGATCGCGCCGAAGCTGGTAG
- a CDS encoding DUF4112 domain-containing protein translates to MNAAHGAFFEAIKTAAPTRGDALARVTLVARLMDNAFLIPGLNRRVGLDAVIGLVPGVGDAVSAVLASYIVWEAHQLGLPRWKIARMIGNIALDTALGAIPVAGDVFDVFFKANQRNLRIIESHLGIARRGPRHIDGTATRMDER, encoded by the coding sequence ATGAACGCTGCGCACGGCGCATTTTTCGAAGCCATCAAGACTGCAGCCCCGACCCGCGGGGACGCGCTCGCGCGCGTGACGCTGGTGGCGCGGCTGATGGACAACGCCTTCCTGATCCCGGGCCTGAACCGCCGCGTCGGCCTCGATGCGGTGATCGGTCTCGTTCCGGGTGTGGGCGATGCCGTCTCGGCCGTCCTGGCGAGCTATATCGTCTGGGAGGCGCACCAGCTCGGCCTGCCGCGCTGGAAGATCGCCCGCATGATCGGTAACATCGCTCTCGATACAGCCCTTGGGGCGATTCCGGTCGCCGGAGACGTGTTCGACGTGTTCTTCAAAGCCAATCAGCGCAATCTGCGCATCATCGAGAGCCATCTGGGCATCGCCCGCCGCGGGCCGCGCCACATCGACGGCACCGCGACCCGTATGGACGAGCGCTGA
- a CDS encoding ABC transporter ATP-binding protein, with translation MSQVAPNAALSRTGAHPVSTATTPAVSVHNLRKSFGPLEVLKGVSLEAREGDVISILGASGSGKSTMLRCINMLEVPDSGEVKIGGEAIRLKQTRRGMEPADQSQVDRIRSRVAMVFQSFNLWSHMTILENVIEAPVHVQKRPKAECVAEAEALLEKVGIVDKRNQYPSHLSGGQQQRAAIARALAMRPQVMLFDEPTSALDPELVGEVLRVMRSLAEEGRTMLVVTHEMGFARDVSNRVMFLHKGVVEEEGAPAEVFGAPKSERFKQFISSHR, from the coding sequence ATGTCGCAAGTAGCGCCCAACGCCGCCCTGTCTCGTACCGGAGCCCACCCCGTGTCGACCGCCACCACGCCTGCCGTCTCGGTTCACAATCTGCGCAAGAGCTTCGGCCCGCTCGAGGTGCTCAAGGGTGTTTCCCTGGAGGCCCGCGAGGGCGACGTGATCTCGATCCTCGGAGCCTCCGGATCGGGCAAGTCGACCATGCTCCGCTGCATCAACATGCTGGAAGTGCCCGATTCCGGCGAGGTGAAGATCGGCGGCGAGGCCATCCGCCTGAAGCAGACGCGGCGCGGCATGGAGCCGGCGGACCAGTCGCAGGTCGACCGCATCCGCTCCCGGGTCGCCATGGTGTTCCAGAGCTTCAATCTCTGGTCCCACATGACCATCCTTGAGAACGTCATCGAGGCGCCCGTCCACGTGCAGAAGCGCCCGAAGGCTGAATGCGTGGCGGAGGCCGAGGCCCTGCTCGAAAAGGTCGGGATCGTCGACAAGCGCAACCAGTATCCGTCGCACCTGTCAGGCGGTCAGCAGCAGCGCGCCGCCATCGCCCGCGCGCTCGCCATGCGCCCGCAGGTCATGCTCTTCGACGAGCCGACCTCGGCGCTCGATCCGGAACTCGTCGGCGAAGTGCTGCGCGTCATGCGCTCGCTCGCCGAGGAAGGACGCACTATGCTGGTCGTCACGCACGAAATGGGCTTTGCCCGCGACGTGTCGAACCGGGTCATGTTCCTGCACAAGGGCGTGGTGGAAGAGGAAGGCGCGCCGGCCGAGGTGTTCGGCGCCCCGAAATCGGAGCGCTTCAAGCAGTTCATCTCCAGCCACCGCTGA
- a CDS encoding ABC transporter permease, with translation MDLAFMWSTFLQLLSGVPLTLNLSFTSVAFGAVFAMILALMRMSGVRVLDLIARGYVFVFRGTPLLVQIFLIYYGLGQFRPTLQEWGLWGFFREPYWCAVLALTLNTAAYASEIIRGGLQAVPHQQVEAARACGMSGFLLFRRIVFPIAVRQALPAYGSEIILMVKATSLASIITMMEVTGLAAKLISQTFRAIEIFVVAGAIYLILNFIITRIIMAIEWWLSPHLRRPPSVEPKLEAAHV, from the coding sequence ATGGATCTCGCCTTCATGTGGAGCACGTTCCTGCAGCTCCTGTCCGGCGTGCCGCTGACCCTCAACCTCTCCTTCACGTCCGTAGCATTCGGCGCGGTCTTCGCCATGATCCTGGCGCTGATGCGCATGTCGGGCGTCCGCGTGCTCGACCTCATCGCGCGGGGATACGTGTTCGTGTTCCGCGGTACTCCGCTCCTGGTGCAGATCTTCCTGATCTATTACGGCCTCGGCCAGTTCCGCCCGACACTCCAGGAATGGGGCCTGTGGGGCTTCTTCCGCGAGCCCTACTGGTGCGCGGTGCTCGCCCTGACGCTCAACACCGCGGCCTATGCGAGCGAGATCATCCGCGGCGGACTGCAGGCTGTCCCGCACCAGCAGGTTGAGGCGGCCCGCGCCTGCGGCATGTCCGGCTTCCTGCTGTTCCGCCGCATCGTGTTTCCCATCGCGGTCCGTCAGGCTCTGCCCGCCTATGGCAGCGAAATCATCCTCATGGTGAAGGCAACCTCGCTCGCCTCGATCATCACCATGATGGAGGTGACGGGCCTGGCCGCGAAGCTCATCTCGCAGACCTTCCGGGCCATCGAGATCTTCGTCGTCGCCGGTGCGATCTACCTGATCCTCAACTTCATCATTACCCGCATCATCATGGCCATCGAATGGTGGCTGTCTCCTCACCTGCGCCGCCCGCCCTCCGTGGAGCCGAAGCTGGAGGCCGCTCATGTCTGA
- a CDS encoding ABC transporter permease: protein MQQLSYFELVGFGPNGWGWALLTATAMTLAVALCGFLVGSVVGTLVAWAKLSRNIAARWLADGYTTVLRGIPDLLVIYLFYFGGSAALSAIGSLFGAEGFIGVPAFVTGALAIGIVSGAYQAEVFRGAYQVVSRGEIEAARSVGMHRWLMFRRIIAPQVLRYAIPGLGNTWQLVLKESALISVTGLVELLRQSHIAAGSTRRPFDFYLTAGVLYLAITWVSTYLFQRAETHSMRGMRRAS from the coding sequence GTGCAGCAATTGAGCTATTTCGAGCTCGTCGGCTTCGGCCCGAACGGGTGGGGATGGGCGCTCCTGACGGCGACGGCAATGACGCTGGCCGTGGCGCTCTGCGGATTTCTCGTGGGTTCCGTGGTCGGCACCCTGGTGGCCTGGGCCAAGCTCTCGCGCAATATCGCGGCCCGGTGGCTCGCGGACGGATACACCACCGTCCTGCGCGGCATCCCGGATCTTCTCGTCATTTATCTCTTTTATTTCGGCGGCAGCGCGGCGCTCAGCGCCATCGGCAGCCTGTTCGGGGCGGAGGGCTTCATCGGCGTGCCCGCCTTCGTGACCGGCGCGCTGGCCATCGGCATCGTGTCCGGCGCCTATCAGGCCGAGGTGTTCCGGGGCGCCTATCAGGTGGTCTCCCGCGGCGAGATTGAGGCGGCCCGCTCCGTCGGCATGCACCGCTGGCTGATGTTCCGCCGCATCATCGCGCCCCAGGTGCTGCGCTATGCCATTCCGGGCCTCGGCAATACCTGGCAGCTGGTTCTGAAGGAATCCGCACTCATCTCCGTCACGGGTCTCGTGGAGCTGCTGCGCCAGTCGCATATCGCGGCCGGCTCCACCCGCCGGCCCTTCGACTTCTATCTCACGGCGGGCGTGCTCTACCTCGCGATCACCTGGGTCTCCACCTACCTGTTCCAGCGCGCAGAGACTCATTCGATGCGCGGCATGAGGAGGGCATCCTGA
- a CDS encoding lysine/arginine/ornithine ABC transporter substrate-binding protein, with protein sequence MKMFKGLGLGLLAAMLAVGGATAQEKTVKIATEGAYAPWNFTGAGGKLEGFEIDLANDLCARMKVKCEIVAQDWDGIIPALNAKKYDAIMAGMNITDKRLEVIDFTRPYASGLHGFATMKDSPLAKLEGTGGRLNLDKDPQGAQKVIDAWKPVLKGKTVGVQGSTVNSQFLEKYLKDVIEIREYKTTEQHDLDLSAGRVDAIFAAQSSMKATIDQPEFKDMTMVGAGVSGGVLGRGVAVGLRKGDAELKKNFDDAIQAAIADGTVKKLTEKWFKVDMTPQS encoded by the coding sequence ATGAAAATGTTCAAGGGACTAGGCCTCGGCCTCCTGGCCGCCATGCTTGCGGTGGGCGGCGCGACTGCTCAGGAGAAGACCGTGAAGATCGCCACCGAGGGCGCCTACGCCCCGTGGAACTTCACCGGCGCCGGCGGCAAGCTCGAAGGGTTCGAAATCGACCTCGCCAACGACCTGTGCGCGCGCATGAAGGTGAAGTGCGAGATCGTGGCCCAGGATTGGGATGGCATCATCCCGGCGCTGAACGCCAAGAAATACGACGCCATCATGGCCGGCATGAACATCACCGACAAGCGGCTCGAGGTGATCGACTTCACCCGCCCCTATGCGTCGGGCCTCCACGGCTTCGCCACCATGAAGGATTCGCCCCTCGCCAAGCTGGAAGGCACGGGCGGACGGCTGAATCTCGACAAGGACCCGCAGGGCGCCCAGAAGGTGATCGATGCCTGGAAGCCCGTGCTGAAAGGCAAGACGGTCGGCGTGCAGGGCTCGACCGTGAATTCCCAGTTCCTCGAGAAGTACCTCAAGGACGTGATCGAGATCCGCGAGTACAAGACCACCGAGCAGCATGACCTCGACCTGTCGGCCGGCCGCGTGGACGCGATCTTCGCAGCGCAGTCCTCCATGAAGGCGACCATCGACCAGCCCGAGTTCAAGGACATGACCATGGTCGGCGCGGGCGTGTCCGGCGGCGTCCTGGGACGCGGCGTGGCCGTCGGTCTGCGCAAGGGCGACGCGGAGCTGAAGAAGAACTTCGACGACGCGATCCAGGCCGCCATCGCGGACGGCACGGTCAAGAAGCTGACCGAGAAGTGGTTCAAGGTCGACATGACGCCGCAATCCTGA
- a CDS encoding transporter substrate-binding domain-containing protein translates to MKVLKTVSLAILGTALAVSGTAAQEKTVKIATEGAYAPWNFTGAGGKLEGFEVDLANDLCARMKVKCEIVAQDWDGIIPALNAKKYDAIMAGMSITDERQKVIDFAGPYAAGPNGFLVEKSSPLAKMPGTGQAYNLATQKEAAEKAIDAVKPVIKGKTIGVQGSTIHANFADKYLKGTAEIREYKTTEAHDLDLAAGRIDAVLADATAILGTLEKPEFKDYVLVGPSISGGILGAGVGVGLRKGDDELKKSFNDAIQSAVKDGTVKKLSEKWFKIDISPKG, encoded by the coding sequence ATGAAGGTCTTGAAGACAGTCAGCCTGGCCATCCTCGGCACCGCCCTTGCGGTGAGCGGCACAGCCGCGCAGGAGAAGACCGTGAAGATCGCCACCGAGGGCGCCTACGCCCCGTGGAACTTCACCGGCGCCGGCGGCAAGCTCGAAGGGTTCGAGGTCGATCTCGCCAACGACCTGTGCGCGCGCATGAAGGTGAAGTGCGAAATCGTGGCCCAGGATTGGGATGGCATCATTCCGGCGCTGAACGCCAAGAAGTACGACGCCATCATGGCGGGCATGAGCATCACCGACGAGCGCCAGAAGGTGATCGATTTCGCCGGCCCCTACGCGGCGGGCCCGAACGGCTTCCTGGTGGAGAAGTCCTCTCCGCTGGCCAAGATGCCCGGCACCGGCCAGGCTTATAATCTCGCCACGCAGAAGGAAGCGGCCGAGAAGGCGATCGACGCCGTGAAGCCGGTCATCAAGGGCAAGACCATCGGCGTCCAGGGCTCGACCATTCATGCGAACTTCGCCGACAAGTACCTCAAGGGCACGGCTGAAATCCGCGAATACAAGACCACCGAGGCCCACGATCTCGACCTCGCGGCTGGCCGTATCGATGCGGTTCTGGCCGATGCGACGGCGATCCTGGGTACTCTCGAGAAGCCCGAATTCAAGGATTACGTTCTCGTCGGCCCGTCCATCTCCGGCGGCATTCTCGGCGCGGGCGTCGGCGTCGGCCTGCGCAAGGGCGACGACGAGCTGAAGAAGTCCTTCAACGATGCGATCCAGAGCGCCGTAAAGGACGGCACCGTGAAGAAGCTCTCCGAGAAGTGGTTCAAGATCGACATCTCGCCGAAGGGCTGA
- a CDS encoding fumarylacetoacetate hydrolase family protein, with the protein MAYVIPAPTVPALPIADSSDLFPVRRVYCVGRNYAAHAREMGGDPTREPPFFFMKPADALQPVPGGTVVDHPYPPKTANYHFEIEMVVALAKGGRDIPVEKALDHVYGYAVGLDMTRRDLQDEAKQLRRPWELGKAADLSGPVGPLVPASRAGHPAKGTISLAVDGTVKQKADLSDMIWSVAEQIAYLSAYFELAPGDVIFSGTPDGVGAVTKGQTLTGAIEGLGEIRLKVV; encoded by the coding sequence ATGGCCTATGTGATTCCTGCCCCGACCGTCCCTGCCCTTCCGATTGCGGATTCGAGCGACCTCTTCCCCGTGCGCCGGGTCTATTGCGTCGGTCGCAACTATGCGGCCCATGCCCGCGAGATGGGCGGCGACCCGACCCGCGAGCCGCCCTTCTTCTTCATGAAGCCCGCCGATGCGCTCCAGCCTGTCCCGGGCGGCACTGTCGTGGACCATCCCTATCCGCCCAAGACCGCGAACTATCATTTCGAGATCGAGATGGTGGTGGCCCTCGCTAAAGGCGGCCGCGACATCCCGGTGGAGAAGGCCCTCGACCATGTCTACGGCTATGCGGTCGGCCTCGACATGACCCGCCGGGACCTCCAGGACGAGGCCAAGCAGCTCCGCCGCCCCTGGGAGCTCGGCAAGGCAGCCGACCTGTCCGGGCCCGTCGGCCCCCTCGTCCCGGCCTCCCGGGCCGGCCATCCGGCAAAAGGCACGATCTCCCTCGCGGTCGACGGAACGGTGAAGCAGAAGGCGGACCTCTCCGACATGATCTGGTCGGTCGCCGAGCAGATCGCCTATCTCTCAGCCTATTTCGAGCTCGCGCCCGGCGACGTCATCTTCTCCGGCACCCCGGACGGGGTCGGAGCGGTGACGAAAGGTCAGACCCTGACCGGTGCCATCGAGGGCCTGGGCGAGATCCGGCTCAAGGTGGTCTGA